The following coding sequences lie in one Synechococcus sp. PCC 7336 genomic window:
- a CDS encoding type I polyketide synthase, translating into MLDSASTSISPNAIAIIGMANRFPAAATPAQFWQNLSRGVESVTFFSDEQLQANGVSPQMRDRPNFVNAGVVLEDVDLFDADFFGYPPRQAQIVDPQQRLFLELAWEALETAGYNPNLCPYPISLFGGVGVGSYFLYNLFSNPELIGTVGVGQIRHSNRPDNLATRVAYKLNLKGPALTVQTGCSSSLVAVHLACQSLLDRESDLALAGGACIQLPQGIGYLHQTGGINSPDGHCRAFDAGAAGTIFGSGAGIVVLKRLEEAIEAGDTLYATIRGSAINNDGSAKIGYTAPSIEGQAAVIAEAMAVAEVDPSEISYIEAHGTGTALGDPIEVAALTQAFRAGTHASTAPKTGYCGLGSVKTNIGHLDVAAGIAGTIKTVLALQHRQLPPSLHYQSPNPAIDFARSPFYVNATLQDWDCGDRPRLAGVSSFGIGGTNAHVILEEAPVPQPSGPSRPWQLLPLSAKTATALDAAIAQLVEHLQQYPDISLADLAYTLQLGRVPFAHKQVVLCQSVPEAIAALAPPDRSSIQPRETGDSSVAFLFPGQGSQHVNMGRDLYDGEPVFRQEVDRCCQLLQPLLDLDLRTILYPDPAQQAQAEQRLKQTDLAQPALFVLEYAWAQWWACWGVQPQMAIGHSIGEYVAACLAGVFSLEDALSLVAVRGRLMSQMPSGAMVAVPRSAREIEPLLVPGTAIAADNAPELCAVAGPPEAIAAFQTKLEQQDISYRPLHTSHAFHTAAVESIAPTFAAELEKIPLAAPQFPFISNLTGTWIDPDTATKPDYWVQQMRQPVRFAAGVQCLLDTPNTVLLEVGPGQALTTLARKQASPEHPLVTSARHAKQERADLAAALEALGQLWRHGVEVDWQGGSAREQRHRLPLPTYPFQRQRHWVEMSPQFLRALAGNVIPAEPLAGPASHDSASSPLATSATASTLPTPTSQDPLQPNSIAPEDLPASAAENAIATAWEKVLGISPIGIHANFFELGGDSVQGIQILSLVSQAGWQLDPAQLFQHQTIAALAAIAVPTQSSEAEQGIVAGAVPLVPKQQRFFGRQPLNPHYWARSLVLDCGVALDADCLQEAVRLCLLRHDALRLSFTRTAAGWESVQAEFDGSVLPSPPAPLPSLGEGSNSLKPAIYRSVPLPPSLGEGVRGWGPDTCRTDLAQADTVVAVPLTCLDVTDPKETAEEFAMKAAVAEIQAGFNLETGPLLHVALFERGDDRPNRLWIVAHELAIDRQSLLILLEDLLLAYQLLQRGMAVEFRPKTCSFKQWAEHLPEIASSPSVKAERSYWQPLWQALPLLPLDRPRGSNLAVSAATVKIAISKRYTQQLQDKVTRTGIEIEVFLLAALLIAVGDWTGARSLVADLEVSGRELLENTDFSETVGPFSSRFPLKLAADFDDSHQAIVRKVSETLQAVPNSGVHFGLLHDLDDPASDGSQTGSRSSSPICFDHLGMLVGTDSTSEASTEEASMQRAPTAQAGLPLELVPELCTSSRSPEAQRPYVLELQSYIANDSLSFLWHYSSTLHNRKTIVRLAEAMAKTVQSLATSESQLAEATLSPNFARSQIDPKDRDRLLDALRSSH; encoded by the coding sequence ATGCTCGACTCCGCTTCTACTTCTATCTCGCCTAACGCGATCGCCATCATCGGTATGGCGAACCGCTTTCCCGCTGCTGCCACCCCCGCCCAGTTCTGGCAGAACTTGAGCCGGGGGGTGGAGTCCGTCACCTTTTTCTCGGACGAGCAGCTACAGGCCAACGGCGTCAGCCCGCAAATGCGCGATCGCCCCAACTTCGTCAATGCGGGCGTTGTGCTTGAAGATGTGGACCTGTTCGATGCCGACTTTTTCGGCTATCCCCCCCGCCAAGCCCAGATCGTGGACCCCCAGCAGCGCCTCTTTTTGGAGCTGGCTTGGGAAGCGTTGGAAACGGCAGGCTACAACCCCAATCTCTGTCCCTATCCCATCAGTCTGTTTGGCGGCGTCGGCGTCGGCAGCTATTTTCTCTACAACCTGTTTTCCAACCCAGAGCTAATCGGCACTGTTGGCGTCGGTCAAATCCGCCACAGTAACCGCCCCGACAACCTCGCCACCCGCGTCGCCTACAAACTCAACCTCAAAGGCCCAGCACTGACGGTCCAAACGGGGTGTTCTTCCTCCCTCGTCGCAGTTCACCTCGCCTGCCAAAGCCTGCTCGATCGCGAGTCCGATCTCGCCCTCGCTGGCGGTGCCTGCATTCAGCTCCCGCAGGGAATTGGCTACCTGCACCAAACCGGCGGCATTAATTCCCCCGACGGCCACTGCCGTGCCTTCGACGCAGGTGCGGCGGGCACGATTTTCGGCAGCGGTGCTGGCATTGTTGTCCTCAAGCGTTTGGAAGAAGCGATCGAAGCTGGCGATACCCTCTACGCCACCATCCGGGGTTCCGCCATCAATAACGATGGGTCGGCCAAAATTGGCTATACGGCTCCCAGCATTGAAGGACAAGCAGCCGTCATTGCCGAAGCGATGGCAGTGGCCGAAGTAGACCCCAGCGAAATTTCCTATATCGAAGCCCACGGCACCGGCACCGCCTTGGGAGACCCGATCGAAGTGGCAGCTCTCACGCAAGCATTTCGGGCGGGAACCCATGCATCGACAGCTCCTAAAACTGGCTACTGCGGTCTAGGCTCCGTCAAAACCAACATCGGTCATTTAGATGTTGCTGCGGGTATCGCCGGAACGATCAAAACGGTATTGGCACTACAACACCGACAACTGCCCCCCAGCCTGCACTACCAATCCCCCAATCCTGCCATTGACTTCGCCCGCAGCCCCTTCTACGTCAACGCCACCTTGCAAGACTGGGACTGCGGCGATCGCCCCCGTTTGGCAGGTGTCAGTTCCTTCGGCATCGGCGGCACCAACGCCCACGTCATCCTCGAAGAAGCCCCAGTTCCCCAACCTTCAGGCCCCTCGCGGCCCTGGCAACTGCTACCGCTGTCTGCTAAAACCGCCACCGCCCTCGATGCCGCGATCGCGCAACTGGTCGAGCACCTCCAGCAATACCCCGATATATCCCTTGCCGATCTGGCCTACACTCTGCAGTTAGGCCGCGTCCCCTTCGCCCACAAACAGGTCGTCCTCTGCCAGAGCGTACCGGAGGCGATCGCCGCCCTCGCCCCACCTGACCGAAGCTCGATTCAACCTCGGGAAACTGGCGACAGTAGCGTGGCTTTCTTATTTCCCGGCCAAGGCTCGCAGCACGTCAATATGGGCCGCGATCTCTACGACGGCGAGCCCGTCTTCCGTCAGGAGGTCGATCGCTGCTGCCAACTGCTCCAGCCACTTCTGGATCTAGACCTGCGCACCATTCTTTACCCCGATCCCGCGCAGCAAGCCCAGGCAGAGCAGCGACTCAAGCAAACTGACTTAGCCCAGCCAGCACTTTTTGTTCTGGAATATGCCTGGGCGCAGTGGTGGGCCTGTTGGGGCGTTCAGCCCCAGATGGCAATCGGCCACAGCATCGGTGAATACGTGGCGGCTTGCTTGGCAGGAGTGTTTTCCCTCGAAGATGCGCTTAGTCTGGTGGCCGTTCGCGGCAGACTAATGTCTCAAATGCCGTCGGGAGCAATGGTAGCGGTGCCGCGCTCTGCTAGAGAGATCGAGCCCCTGTTGGTACCCGGCACGGCGATTGCCGCTGACAACGCGCCGGAACTGTGTGCGGTCGCGGGACCTCCGGAGGCGATCGCTGCCTTCCAAACCAAGCTGGAGCAACAAGACATCAGCTATCGACCGCTACACACCAGCCACGCCTTCCACACCGCCGCCGTCGAGAGCATTGCCCCAACCTTTGCTGCCGAACTCGAAAAAATTCCCCTGGCTGCCCCACAATTCCCCTTTATCTCCAACCTGACGGGCACTTGGATCGACCCCGACACCGCCACCAAGCCCGACTACTGGGTGCAACAGATGCGTCAGCCCGTCCGCTTTGCCGCTGGCGTCCAATGTCTGCTCGACACTCCCAATACGGTTCTTTTGGAGGTGGGACCGGGGCAAGCCCTGACGACGTTGGCTCGCAAACAAGCCTCTCCCGAACACCCTCTAGTGACCTCTGCCCGCCATGCCAAACAGGAACGAGCCGATCTAGCCGCTGCTCTAGAAGCCCTCGGTCAACTGTGGCGACATGGGGTTGAGGTGGATTGGCAGGGGGGATCTGCCCGCGAGCAACGCCACCGCCTTCCCCTCCCCACCTATCCCTTCCAACGCCAGCGCCATTGGGTCGAGATGTCGCCGCAGTTTTTACGTGCCCTCGCTGGCAACGTCATACCCGCAGAGCCCCTTGCAGGGCCAGCCTCTCATGACAGCGCCAGCTCGCCACTTGCCACATCGGCAACAGCATCAACGCTGCCAACCCCAACCAGTCAAGACCCTCTTCAGCCCAACTCGATCGCCCCTGAAGATCTGCCTGCGAGCGCAGCGGAAAACGCGATCGCCACAGCCTGGGAAAAGGTACTGGGCATCTCTCCTATTGGCATCCACGCAAACTTTTTCGAACTGGGGGGCGATTCCGTTCAAGGTATCCAAATTCTGTCGTTGGTCAGTCAAGCGGGTTGGCAACTGGACCCCGCGCAACTATTTCAGCACCAAACCATTGCGGCTCTGGCGGCGATCGCCGTTCCCACACAATCCAGCGAGGCCGAACAGGGCATCGTTGCGGGTGCCGTTCCCCTCGTCCCCAAACAGCAGCGTTTCTTTGGGCGGCAACCCCTCAATCCCCATTACTGGGCTCGTTCGTTGGTGCTCGATTGCGGTGTTGCCCTCGACGCCGACTGCTTGCAAGAGGCCGTACGCCTCTGTTTGCTGCGCCACGATGCTCTGCGTTTATCCTTTACCCGCACGGCAGCTGGCTGGGAATCGGTCCAAGCTGAGTTCGATGGCTCTGTATTGCCCTCACCCCCGGCCCCTCTCCCAAGTTTGGGAGAGGGGAGCAACAGCCTCAAACCCGCAATTTACCGTTCTGTTCCCCTTCCCCCAAGTTTGGGGGAAGGGGTTAGGGGATGGGGGCCTGACACCTGTCGAACTGACCTGGCCCAAGCTGACACCGTTGTTGCCGTGCCATTGACTTGCCTCGACGTTACCGATCCGAAGGAAACAGCAGAGGAATTCGCCATGAAGGCGGCGGTGGCAGAGATTCAGGCTGGATTCAACTTAGAGACAGGACCTTTGCTGCATGTGGCTCTGTTCGAGCGCGGCGACGATCGCCCCAATCGCTTGTGGATTGTGGCACACGAATTAGCGATCGATCGTCAATCGCTGCTGATTCTGCTGGAAGATTTGCTGCTGGCTTACCAACTGCTACAGCGGGGGATGGCGGTGGAATTTAGACCCAAAACTTGCTCGTTCAAACAATGGGCCGAACATCTGCCTGAAATCGCCAGCTCACCCAGCGTCAAAGCCGAACGGAGCTATTGGCAACCCCTCTGGCAAGCCCTACCCCTTCTACCGCTGGATCGCCCCAGAGGCAGCAATCTCGCAGTCTCAGCCGCAACCGTCAAAATCGCCATTTCCAAGCGCTATACCCAACAGTTGCAGGACAAAGTCACCAGAACGGGGATCGAGATAGAGGTGTTTCTATTGGCTGCCCTCCTCATTGCTGTGGGGGATTGGACGGGGGCGCGATCGCTGGTGGCGGATCTCGAAGTCTCGGGGCGCGAGCTGCTGGAGAACACTGACTTTAGCGAAACCGTCGGCCCCTTCAGTAGCCGCTTCCCCCTCAAACTGGCGGCAGATTTCGACGACTCGCACCAGGCGATTGTACGTAAGGTTTCCGAAACCTTACAAGCGGTGCCCAACAGCGGCGTTCATTTCGGCCTGCTGCACGATCTCGACGACCCAGCTTCGGACGGCAGCCAAACAGGGTCGAGATCGTCCTCCCCCATCTGCTTCGACCATCTCGGCATGCTTGTGGGGACTGACTCGACTAGCGAGGCTTCAACTGAGGAGGCGTCTATGCAGAGAGCGCCAACTGCGCAGGCAGGGTTGCCCCTAGAGCTAGTGCCGGAACTTTGCACCTCCAGCCGCAGCCCGGAGGCTCAACGTCCTTACGTGCTCGAACTCCAAAGCTACATTGCCAACGACTCCCTGAGCTTCCTCTGGCACTACAGCTCCACCCTCCACAACCGCAAAACCATTGTCAGACTCGCCGAGGCTATGGCCAAGACAGTGCAATCCTTGGCCACTTCGGAAAGCCAACTGGCAGAAGCGACCCTTTCCCCCAATTTCGCCAGATCGCAAATTGACCCCAAAGATCGCGATCGCCTCCTCGATGCCCTGCGATCGTCCCATTAA
- a CDS encoding non-ribosomal peptide synthetase produces MTTAPSTPLPAPQPLQGFRLSPQQQHLWTLQQQNSTYACQMVWRWTGSLQSDRLQRALQQVIDRYDILRTSFPRRPGTKLPLQAIAATVPPTWKECDWSELPQAEQIARQQACLQAEQQQLVEGGQSLRAVRASLSERESWLILTLSGLCGDRLSLQLLSRAIASAYELDGRAIEEDKDPVQYLQVSEWQNELLATEEDDYWPKQSAPTPPFPLPLERSATPTFVPSALVEQLSAETVTRLTVLARQQEVEVADVLLACWQVLLWKLTGETEGKLHLLADGRDEEELASVIGPLAKWLPLRYPLQPSYRFAEVLAQSQSSSTTAKEYRDSFGYASDKNEAATHGEGIGFEWASSSAPIRNGSTALALERQRVYSHRLKLALTCLHSDRGLTLEFHYDTQRLLLSDIQRLKQQFLALVEDALAHPDRPIDRLEILDDRDRHQLLQAFNQTEQSFAAIDGLHTLFEAQVEQYPDRVAVAGGGQQLTYSQLNPKANQLARHLQSLGVGPETIVGISLLRSPNAIVALLAVLKAGGAYLPLDPTLPVEAAAQRLQDAKAIALISQTRLAARVPDSVSAVVYIDGSDANTIATYPDDNLPCQNCATNLAYALYTSGSTGTPKGVAIEHRQMLNYLQAISTQLDLPAAAHFALVSTLAADLGNTVLFPALTSGGCLHVIPEAQVADAAALTAYFQQHPIDCLKIVPSHLAALLLSGTPEALLPKRQLVLGGESLSRDLLEVLQSNHCAVLNHYGPTETTVGVLTHATSSADTRDTVPLGRPLANCRAYVLDSQLRPVPIGVVGDLYIGGAQVARGYLNRPSLTAERFLPDPFSREEGARLYKTGDRARYLADGKLEFVGRSDRQVKLRGYRIELGEIEAALVQHPAIQQAAVTVWTKSATDRRLAAYFVAAKGQASPSTSDLRDFLRQKLPPFMRPSSFTLLKTLPLTANGKVDWKALPDPDFNRPDLEATYVPPRTEAERQIASLWQEILGLETVGIQDNFFDLGGHSLSVIAMHAKLRELFDRNIAITDLFQYTTVSALAAHLTQTQTQSTAADRSRDRAASRLASRQRRPSRMR; encoded by the coding sequence ATGACCACCGCTCCATCGACACCCCTGCCAGCACCCCAACCCCTGCAAGGGTTTCGCTTATCTCCGCAGCAACAGCATCTCTGGACTCTGCAACAGCAGAACTCCACCTATGCTTGCCAGATGGTCTGGCGCTGGACCGGCAGCCTCCAGAGCGATCGGCTCCAGAGGGCACTGCAGCAAGTCATCGATCGCTACGATATTCTGCGCACTAGCTTTCCCCGTCGCCCCGGCACCAAGCTGCCCCTCCAAGCGATCGCTGCGACTGTGCCCCCGACCTGGAAAGAGTGCGATTGGAGTGAATTGCCCCAAGCGGAACAAATCGCTCGCCAACAAGCTTGCTTGCAAGCGGAACAGCAGCAGCTGGTGGAAGGAGGCCAGAGCCTGAGAGCAGTTCGAGCGAGCTTGTCCGAGCGCGAAAGCTGGCTAATCTTGACACTTTCGGGGCTCTGCGGCGATCGCCTTTCGCTTCAACTGCTATCGCGCGCGATCGCCAGCGCCTACGAGCTGGATGGCAGAGCGATCGAGGAGGATAAAGATCCGGTCCAGTACCTCCAGGTTTCCGAATGGCAAAATGAATTGCTCGCAACTGAGGAAGACGACTACTGGCCAAAACAATCGGCCCCAACACCTCCATTCCCATTGCCTTTGGAGCGATCGGCAACGCCTACATTCGTCCCTAGCGCTCTGGTCGAGCAACTGTCTGCCGAAACCGTGACTCGACTGACGGTTCTAGCCCGACAGCAAGAGGTCGAAGTCGCTGATGTTTTACTCGCTTGCTGGCAAGTTTTGCTGTGGAAGCTGACGGGAGAAACGGAGGGAAAACTGCATCTACTGGCCGACGGTCGGGATGAGGAGGAATTAGCGTCGGTCATTGGCCCACTGGCAAAATGGCTCCCCCTGCGCTACCCACTGCAACCGTCTTACCGATTTGCAGAAGTCCTCGCCCAATCCCAGAGCAGTTCCACGACGGCGAAAGAGTACCGAGATAGCTTCGGCTATGCATCTGACAAGAATGAAGCTGCAACCCATGGCGAAGGGATTGGCTTTGAATGGGCAAGTAGCTCGGCCCCTATTCGCAACGGCTCCACCGCCCTCGCCCTAGAACGACAACGGGTTTACAGTCACCGCCTCAAGCTCGCCCTCACCTGTCTCCACAGCGATCGCGGTCTTACCCTCGAATTCCATTACGACACTCAGCGCTTGCTGCTGTCAGATATCCAGCGGCTGAAACAGCAGTTTCTCGCTCTCGTAGAGGATGCCCTGGCCCATCCCGATCGCCCGATCGATCGCCTAGAAATTCTCGACGACCGCGATCGCCACCAACTTCTGCAAGCGTTCAACCAAACCGAACAATCGTTTGCCGCGATCGATGGCCTCCACACCCTCTTTGAAGCGCAAGTCGAGCAATATCCCGATCGCGTTGCCGTGGCGGGGGGCGGGCAACAGCTCACCTACAGCCAACTGAACCCAAAGGCCAATCAACTGGCTCGACACTTGCAAAGCTTGGGGGTCGGTCCCGAAACAATCGTCGGTATTTCTCTGTTGCGCTCTCCTAATGCCATCGTCGCGCTACTAGCAGTACTCAAAGCAGGCGGTGCCTACCTGCCCCTCGACCCCACATTGCCTGTTGAAGCGGCAGCTCAGCGCCTTCAGGATGCTAAGGCGATCGCCCTGATTAGCCAAACCCGCCTCGCCGCTAGGGTTCCCGATTCGGTATCGGCGGTGGTTTATATCGATGGCAGCGACGCCAATACGATCGCCACCTATCCTGACGACAATCTTCCCTGCCAGAACTGCGCTACCAATCTGGCCTACGCGCTCTACACGTCAGGTTCGACGGGAACCCCCAAGGGGGTGGCGATCGAGCATCGTCAAATGCTCAATTACCTACAAGCAATTTCGACCCAGTTGGACCTGCCCGCAGCCGCCCATTTTGCCTTGGTCTCCACCTTGGCCGCCGATCTCGGCAACACCGTTCTCTTCCCCGCCCTCACCTCCGGCGGCTGCTTGCACGTCATTCCCGAAGCGCAAGTGGCCGATGCCGCTGCCCTAACCGCCTACTTCCAGCAGCATCCGATTGATTGTCTCAAGATCGTTCCTTCTCACTTGGCCGCACTGCTACTCTCCGGTACCCCGGAAGCGCTACTCCCCAAACGTCAATTGGTCTTGGGGGGCGAATCCTTGAGTCGAGATCTGCTCGAAGTGCTGCAATCGAATCACTGTGCCGTCCTCAACCATTACGGTCCCACTGAAACAACCGTAGGTGTCCTGACTCATGCAACAAGTTCAGCGGATACCCGAGATACCGTCCCACTCGGACGACCCCTCGCCAACTGCCGAGCCTACGTACTGGATAGCCAGCTTCGACCCGTGCCGATTGGGGTGGTGGGAGACCTCTATATCGGCGGGGCGCAAGTGGCTCGCGGTTACCTCAATCGCCCCAGCCTCACGGCAGAGCGATTCCTGCCAGATCCTTTCAGCCGAGAAGAGGGAGCCAGACTCTACAAAACCGGCGATCGGGCTCGCTATCTTGCCGACGGCAAGCTGGAGTTTGTCGGTCGCAGCGATCGCCAAGTGAAACTGCGTGGCTATCGCATCGAACTGGGGGAAATTGAAGCAGCTCTGGTTCAGCATCCAGCCATTCAACAAGCCGCTGTTACCGTCTGGACCAAGAGCGCCACCGATCGCCGCTTGGCCGCCTACTTCGTCGCCGCCAAGGGGCAAGCGTCCCCCAGCACCAGCGACCTGCGAGACTTTTTGCGGCAGAAGCTGCCCCCCTTCATGCGCCCCTCCAGCTTCACCCTGCTGAAAACCTTGCCCCTCACCGCAAACGGCAAGGTGGACTGGAAAGCTTTACCCGACCCCGACTTCAACCGCCCCGATCTGGAAGCGACCTACGTCCCCCCCCGCACGGAGGCCGAGCGCCAGATTGCCAGCCTCTGGCAGGAGATTCTCGGCCTTGAAACCGTCGGCATTCAGGATAATTTCTTCGATTTAGGCGGCCACTCCCTCTCCGTCATCGCCATGCACGCCAAACTGCGCGAGCTATTCGATCGCAACATTGCCATCACCGACCTCTTCCAATACACCACCGTCAGCGCCCTCGCTGCCCATTTGACGCAAACCCAAACCCAATCTACAGCCGCCGATCGCAGCCGCGATCGCGCCGCCAGCCGCCTAGCTTCCCGCCAGCGCCGCCCCTCGCGAATGCGCTAG